In Cicer arietinum cultivar CDC Frontier isolate Library 1 chromosome 7, Cicar.CDCFrontier_v2.0, whole genome shotgun sequence, a single window of DNA contains:
- the LOC101504049 gene encoding subtilisin-like protease 4: MDYFLFIALTFMLSFHIHFTQGSELVPTETSSSKIYIIHVNEPEGKMFSQSEDLESWHHSFMPPTVMTSKEQQPRMIYSYRNVLSGFAARLTQEELRAVQQKNGFISAHPERMLRRQTTHTPDFLGLQQDIGLWKDSNFGKGVIIGVLDSGITPDHPSFSDAGILPPPLKWKGRCELNGTACNNKLIGARSFNNAAKARKGEKGEAPIDEDGHGTHTASTAAGAFVDKAQVLGNAKGTAAGMAPHAHLAIYKVCFGEDCPESDILAALDAAVEDGVDVISISLGLSQPPPFFNDSTAIGAFAAIQKGIFVSCAAGNFGPFDGSLVNGAPWILTVGASTIDRSIVATARLGNAEEFNGESVFQPSNFSPTLLPLAYAGKNGKQASTFCANGSLSDIDFRGKVVLCERGGGIGRIAKGEEVKRAGGAAMILTNDKINGFSLSADVHVLPATHVSYAAGLKIKAYINSTATPTANISFKGTIIGNSLSPAVASFSSRGPNLPSPGILKPDIIGPGVNILAAWPFPLNNNTNSNLNFNIMSGTSMSCPHLSGIAALLKSSHPHWSPAAIKSAIMTSADTLNLRNKPIVDEKLQPANLLATGSGHVNPSKANDPGLVYDIQPDDYIPYLCGLGYSDVEVGIIAHKTIKCSETSSIAEGELNYPSFSVVLGSSQTFTRTVTNVGEAHSTYGVTVSAPKGVDVKVQPKKLIFSKANQKETYSVTFNRIGLGNKTEEYAQGFLKWASAKHSVRSPILVKFA, encoded by the coding sequence ATGGATTATTTCCTTTTCATTGCTCTCACTTTCATGTTGAGCTTCCATATTCATTTTACTCAAGGAAGTGAACTGGTCCCTACCGAAACAAGCAGTTCAAAAATATACATTATTCATGTGAATGAGCCAGAGGGTAAGATGTTTTCTCAATCAGAAGATTTAGAAAGTTGGCATCATTCATTCATGCCACCTACTGTTATGACCTCTAAGGAACAACAACCACGAATGATTTATTCATATAGAAATGTGCTGAGTGGTTTTGCTGCAAGACTGACTCAAGAAGAGCTGAGAGCTGTGCAGCAGAAAAATGGCTTCATTTCAGCTCATCCCGAAAGGATGCTACGTCGTCAAACAACACATACACCAGATTTCTTGGGGTTGCAGCAAGATATTGGATTATGGAAGGACTCAAATTTTGGAAAGGGAGTAATTATTGGTGTTCTGGATTCAGGAATCACACCTGATCATCCTTCATTCAGTGATGCAGGAATACTACCGCCACCGCTCAAATGGAAAGGGAGATGTGAACTTAATGGTACAGCATGTAACAACAAACTAATTGGAGCAAGGTCCTTTAACAATGCAGCTAAGGCAAGGAAAGGAGAGAAGGGTGAGGCGCCGATTGATGAGGATGGACACGGGACTCACACAGCAAGTACAGCGGCTGGTGCTTTTGTGGACAAAGCACAAGTACTGGGAAATGCCAAAGGTACAGCAGCAGGGATGGCTCCTCATGCTCACCTAGCAATTTACAAAGTGTGCTTTGGAGAAGACTGTCCGGAGAGTGATATACTAGCGGCATTAGACGCAGCTGTGGAGGATGGTGTGGATGTAATATCGATATCGCTTGGTCTAAGCCAGCCGCCTCCATTTTTTAATGACAGCACTGCTATAGGGGCTTTTGCAGCAATTCAAAAGGGAATCTTTGTAAGTTGTGCAGCAGGAAATTTTGGCCCTTTTGATGGTTCACTGGTTAATGGAGCTCCATGGATTCTCACTGTTGGAGCAAGTACTATTGACAGAAGCATTGTTGCAACAGCAAGGCTTGGAAATGCGGAAGAATTTAATGGTGAGTCTGTTTTCCAGCCTTCCAATTTTTCTCCAACATTGTTGCCCTTGGCATATGCAGGAAAGAATGGAAAACAAGCATCGACATTTTGTGCTAATGGATCATTGAGTGACATTGATTTCAGAGGCAAGGTTGTTTTGTGTGAGAGGGGAGGGGGTATAGGAAGAATTGCCAAAGGAGAGGAAGTAAAAAGAGCAGGTGGTGCAGCCATGATTCTGACAAATGATAAAATCAATGGTTTCAGTCTCTCAGCTGATGTACATGTCCTACCAGCAACACATGTAAGCTATGCAGCTGGACTAAAAATCAAGGCCTACATAAATTCCACTGCAACACCAACAGCAAACATTTCATTTAAAGGAACGATTATTGGAAACTCGCTATCGCCAGCCGTTGCATCGTTCTCTTCAAGAGGTCCTAACTTACCAAGTCCTGGTATATTAAAACCAGATATCATAGGACCAGGTGTGAACATCCTAGCTGCATGGCCATTCCCTCTGAATAACAACACCAATTCAAACCTCAATTTCAACATTATGTCTGGAACATCAATGTCATGCCCACATCTTAGTGGCATTGCTGCTTTGCTTAAAAGCTCTCATCCTCATTGGTCACCAGCTGCTATAAAATCTGCCATAATGACTTCTGCAGACACACTAAATTTAAGAAACAAACCCATTGTTGATGAAAAACTTCAGCCTGCAAATCTCCTTGCGACCGGTTCGGGCCACGTGAATCCATCAAAAGCAAATGATCCTGGATTGGTATATGATATCCAACCTGATGATTATATACCTTATCTCTGTGGTTTAGGCTACAGTGATGTGGAAGTTGGGATCATTGCACACAAGACCATTAAATGCAGTGAGACTTCAAGCATTGCTGAAGGAGAGCTTAACTACCCTTCATTCTCTGTTGTGCTTGGTTCTTCACAGACATTCACAAGGACAGTGACAAATGTAGGTGAGGCCCACTCAACTTATGGTGTCACAGTTTCGGCACCAAAAGGGGTTGATGTGAAGGTCCAGCCAAAAAAGCTTATCTTTTCAAAAGCCAACCAGAAAGAAACATATTCAGTGACATTCAACCGTATAGGGTTGGGTAATAAGACAGAAGAATATGCTCAAGGATTTCTAAAATGGGCATCTGCTAAACACTCTGTCAGGAGTCCTATCTTGGTCAAATTTGCATAG
- the LOC101505010 gene encoding B-type cell cycle switch protein ccs52A yields the protein MDGSTGNRNPPPSAMSPPPSPSPESLRHVDRMINSNHYSSPSRTIYSDRFIPSRSASKFALFDINTPTEGREDSSSAYTTLLRTALFGPDVAGVAAPITPEKRNSPSMTLPSRNIFRYKTETRQSMHSLSPFMSDDVVPGVNHSPVKAPRKVPRSPYKVLDAPALQDDFYLNLVDWSSHNVLAVGLGNCVYLWNACSSKVTKLCDLGVDDCVCSVGWAQRGTHLAVGTSNGKVQIWDASRCKKIRSMEGHRLRVGALAWSSSLLSSGGRDKNIYQRDIRTQDDFVSKLSGHKSEVCGLKWSYDNRELASGGNDNRLFVWNQHSTQPVLKYCEHTAAVKAIAWSPHLHGLLASGGGTADRCIRFWNTTTNSHLSCMDTGSQVCNLVWSKNVNELVSTHGYSQNQIIVWRYPTMSKLATLTGHTYRVLYLAISPDGQTIVTGAGDETLRFWNVFPSPKSQNTESEIGALSLGRTTIR from the exons ATGGACGGATCAACCGGTAACCGCAATCCACCTCCCTCCGCCATGTCTCCACCACCTTCTCCTTCACCGGAAAGCCTCCGTCATGTCGACCGTATGATTAACTCAAATCACTACTCATCACCTTCTAGAACAATCTACTCTGACAGGTTCATTCCTAGTAGATCTGCTTCCAAATTTGCTCTCTTTGATATCAACACACCTACTGAGGGACGCGAGGATAGTTCCAGCGCATACACCACTCTCCTCCGTACCGCTTTGTTTGGACCGGATGTTGCCGGTGTTGCGGCTCCGATAACGCCTGAGAAGAGAAACTCGCCGTCGATGACTCTTCCTAGCAGGAACATTTTCCGTTACAAGACGGAGACTCGTCAGTCAATGCATTCACTTTCTCCGTTTATGTCTGACGATGTTGTTCCCGGCGTTAATCATAGTCCGGTTAAGGCTCCGAGGAAGGTTCCTCGATCGCCTTATAAG GTTTTGGATGCACCTGCGTTGCAAGATGATTTTTATCTGAATCTCGTGGATTGGTCATCGCACAATGTGTTGGCTGTTGGTCTGGGAAATTGTGTTTATCTCTGGAATGCTTGTAGCAGCAAG GTAACTAAATTATGTGATTTGGGGGTTGATGACTGCGTTTGTTCTGTTGGCTGGGCTCAACGTGGTACTCATCTTGCTGTTGGAACTAGCAATGGTAAAGTTCAG ATTTGGGATGCATCACGATGCAAGAAGATAAGATCTATGGAGGGTCATCGGTTACGCGTTGGGGCCTTGGCTTGGAGCTCATCTCTTTTGTCTTCTGGTGGCCgggataaaaatatttatcaacgAGATATACGCACACAAGACGATTTTGTTAGTAAACTGTCAGGACACAAATCAGAG gtTTGTGGACTGAAGTGGTCATATGATAACCGTGAGTTGGCATCTGGAGGAAATGACAACAGA TTGTTTGTTTGGAATCAACACTCGACCCAGCCTGTCCTGAAGTACTGTGAGCACACAGCAGCTGTTAAAGCTATTGCATGGTCTCCTCATCTTCATGGACTTCTTGCATCTGGAGGAGGAACTGCAGACCGATGTATTCGTTTCTGGAATACAACCACAAACTCACACTTAAGCTGTATGGACACTGGAAGTCAG GTTTGCAAtctcgtctggtccaaaaatgtCAATGAACTAGTAAGCACACATGGCTACTCCCAGAACCAGATTATTGTTTGGAGATACCCCACCATGTCAAAG TTGGCAACTCTTACTGGCCATACTTATAGGGTTCTTTATCTTGCCATTTCTCCTGATGGACAG ACTATTGTAACTGGAGCTGGAGATGAAACGCTTAGGTTCTGGAATGTATTCCCTTCCCCTAAATCACAG AATACTGAAAGTGAAATCGGAGCATTATCTCTTGGAAGAACTACTATTAGGTGA
- the LOC101504687 gene encoding expansin-A7, giving the protein MTAIHQYCSLLVTITIQLIITIIVKPTLVAGRFQPSQWTLAHATFYGDETASATMGGACGYGNLFVNGYGTDTAALSSTLFNNGYACGTCYQIKCVQSSACNNVPYTTVTATNLCPPNWSEASDNGGWCNPPRSHFDMSKPAFMKIAQWKAGIVPIMYRRVPCARSAGLRFSFQGNRYWLLVYVMNVGGGGDIANMWVKGSRTGWISMSHNWGASYQAFATLRGQTLSFKITSYTTKETIVAWNVAPSNWGAGLTYSTHANFL; this is encoded by the exons ATGACTGCAATTCATCAATATTGTAGCTTGTTGGTTACAATTACAATTCAATTGATAATCACAATCATCGTTAAGCCAACATTAGTAGCGGGTAGATTTCAACCCAGTCAATGGACTCTTGCTCATGCCACATTTTATGGTGATGAGACTGCTTCTGCCACCATGG GTGGAGCGTGTGGGTACGGAAATTTGTTCGTGAACGGTTATGGGACAGATACAGCAGCATTGAGTTCAACATTGTTCAATAATGGGTATGCGTGTGGGACTTGTTATCAAATAAAATGCGTGCAATCTAGTGCATGTAACAATGTTCCTTACACTACTGTCACTGCCACCAATCTTTGCCCTCCTAATTGGTCTGAGGCTTCTGATAATGGTGGATGGTGCAACCCACCACGTTCACATTTTGATATGTCTAAGCCCGCTTTCATGAAAATTGCACAGTGGAAGGCTGGTATCGTCCCTATTATGTACCGCAG AGTACCTTGCGCAAGGAGTGCAGGGCTTAGATTCTCTTTCCAAGGAAATAGATATTGGCTATTGGTATACGTGATGAATGTGGGGGGTGGAGGAGATATTGCTAATATGTGGGTGAAAGGAAGCAGAACAGGGTGGATTAGCATGAGTCACAATTGGGGGGCTTCTTACCAAGCATTTGCAACACTTAGGGGCCAAACTCTTTCTTTCAAGATTACTTCCTACACCACCAAAGAAACTATAGTAGCATGGAATGTTGCTCCTTCCAATTGGGGTGCTGGATTAACCTATTCAACCCATGCCAATTTCCTTTAA
- the LOC101504361 gene encoding PGR5-like protein 1A, chloroplastic — MFTASKVAFTLTPPRPCTAPTPTPFIPNSSSLSRPHFISRHLCLRRRLFLLSPKATADQQGKVEDFDGDAVVDSNVLPYCSIDKKEKKSVGELEQDFLQALQSFYYEGKAIMSNEEFDNLKEELMWEGSSVVMLSSDEQKFLEASIAYVSGNPILNDKQYDELKLRLKREGSEIVVEGPRCSLRSKKVICLYVYSDLSVDYLKMSGLNAPATVIALGLFFFLDDLTGFEITYLLELPEPFSFIFTWFAAVPLIVYLAQSLTNAIIKDFVILKGPCPNCGTENTSFFGTILSISSGGSNNKVKCSDCGTEMVYDSSTRLITLPEGSNA; from the exons ATGTTCACGGCTAGCAAAGTAGCTTTCACATTAACACCCCCTCGTCCCTGCACTGCACCCACCCCAACACCCTTCATTCCCAactcttcttctctttctcGTCCTCACTTCATTTCCCGCCACTTATGTCTTCGCCGCCGGCTTTTCCTACTTTCCCCTAAGGCCACCGCCGATCAACAAG GGAAGGTTGAAGATTTTGATGGAGATGCTGTTGTTGATAGTAATGTTCTCCCTTATTGTAGCATAgataaaaaagagaagaaatcaGTTGGTGAACTTGAGCAAGATTTTCTTCAAGCACTCCAA TCATTCTATTATGAGGGAAAGGCTATCATGTCAAATGAAGAATTTGATAATCTCAAGGAAGAACTCATGTGGGAAGGAAGCAGCGTTGTCATGCTAA GTTCGGATGAACAAAAGTTTCTTGAAGCTTCTATAGCTTATGTATCTGGAAACCCAATTCTGAATGACAAACAGTATGATGAGTTGAAACTGAGGCTAAAG AGGGAAGGGAGTGAAATAGTTGTTGAGGGTCCAAGGTGCAGTCTTCGAAGTAAAAAGGTTA TTTGTTTATATGTTTACAGTGACCTTTCTGTTGACTATCTAAAGAT GTCCGGGCTGAACGCCCCAGCCACTGTGATTGCATTAGGATT GTTCTTCTTCCTCGATGATCTGACTGGATTTGAGATCACTTACTTGCTAGAg CTGCCGGAGCCTTTTAGTTTCATTTTCACCTGGTTTGCTGCTGTTCCCCTCATTGTATATCTAGCTCAATCACTAACAAATGCCATTATAAAAGATTTTGTGATTTTGAAG ggtCCCTGTCCGAACTGTGGAACTGAGAATACCTCCTTCTTTGGAACTATACTGTCAATTTCAAGTGGTGGTTCCAACAACAAAGTAAAATGCTCTGA CTGCGGAACTGAAATGGTCTATGATTCTTCTACAAGATTGATTACATTGCCAGAAGGAAGCAATGCCTAA